A single window of Ananas comosus cultivar F153 linkage group 19, ASM154086v1, whole genome shotgun sequence DNA harbors:
- the LOC109724982 gene encoding beta-glucuronosyltransferase GlcAT14A-like codes for MNHKLCSRCSPWPVVALFAVSTVVLSSFAGSFLYQGNCSSSTEVEFEESVRAPLTGPEYPPIFAYWITGTRGEHLRILRLLKAVYHPRNQYLLQLDAGSTTYERVRLAYLVRSERVFRAFGNVHVMGRAYPIDRTGPSSVSAMLHAAAVLLKIGAAWDWFIKLSTSDYPLVTQDDLLHVFSSLPRDLNFIEHAMNPENKMNQNIQNVIVDPSLYENKRSQLFYSSELRTAPDAFEIFTGSPWMILSRSLMEHCVFSWDNLPRKLLLYFTNVIHPMESYFQTVVLNSLRFRNTTINNNLWYTLGERPSAAEPISLNQSHYAAMINSGSAFGTWFRENDALLQKIDEDVLERPSSGVVPGKWCAGFADDQKTEDSNDRCSSWSDIDTVERGPSGEKLENFVSELISENIL; via the exons ATGAATCATAAGTTGTGCTCAAGATGCTCACCTTGGCCTGTAGTTGCTCTTTTTGCGGTGAGCACGGTCGTGCTCAGCTCCTTCGCAGGTTCATTTCTTTACCAGGGCAATTGCAGCAGCAGCACTGAAGTGGAGTTCGAAGAAAGCGTCAGAGCTCCATTAACAGGACCCGAGTATCCCCCGATCTTCGCTTATTGGATTACTGGCACCCGAGGCGAGCACCTGAGAATTCTGCGGCTGCTGAAAGCAGTATACCATCCCAGAAACCAGTACCTTCTGCAGCTAGATGCAGGATCGACGACCTATGAGAGGGTAAGGCTCGCGTATTTAGTAAGATCAGAAAGAGTGTTTCGAGCTTTCGGGAATGTTCATGTGATGGGCAGAGCTTATCCGATCGACAGAACAGGTCCGTCTTCAGTTTCTGCAATGCTTCATGCAGCTGCTGTTCTGCTGAAGATTGGCGCCGCCTGGGATTGGTTTATCAAATTGAGTACTTCGGATTATCCCCTCGTAACGCAGGATG ATCTGTTACATGTATTCTCATCTTTGCCGCGAGATTTGAACTTCATTGAACATGCAATGAATCCTGAAAACAAAAT GAaccaaaatattcaaaatgtaATTGTGGACCCGAGTCTTTATGAGAACAAAAGATCTCAGCTCTTTTACTCCTCGGAGTTGCGAACAGCACCTGATGCTTTCGAGATATTTACTG GGTCCCCCTGGATGATACTAAGCAGATCATTGATGGAGCATTGTGTGTTTTCATGGGACAACCTACCGAGGAAACTGCTCTTATACTTCACCAATGTGATTCATCCAATGGAATCCTACTTCCAAACAGTAGTACTCAACTCCCTGAGATTCCGAAACACCACAATCAACAACAATTTGTGGTACACTCTCGGGGAGCGGCCTTCGGCCGCAGAACCCATCAGTCTCAATCAATCACATTATGCAGCAATGATAAACAGTGGATCAGCATTTGGTACTTGGTTCAGAGAAAATGATGCACTGCTGCAGAAGATCGACGAGGACGTACTCGAAAGACCGTCGAGCGGCGTTGTTCCAGGAAAATGGTGCGCGGGCTTCGCAGATGATCAGAAGACAGAAGATTCGAATGATCGATGCTCGAGTTGGAGCGATATTGATACAGTCGAACGAGGACCGTCGGGGGAAAAGTTGGAGAATTTCGTGTCAGAACTTATATCTGAAAACATACTGTAA
- the LOC109725127 gene encoding ubiquitin-conjugating enzyme E2 22-like isoform X2, with the protein MKLLLSRDFPQSPPKGYFMTKIFHPNIAVNGEICVNTLKKDWNPSLGLQHVLLVIRCLLIEPFPESALNEQAGKMLLENYEEYARHARLYTGIHALKPRIKPKTGAISESTTVLNVDQTNTVLSGKLPQVATPLTSPAASKGSVLNSQDENAIIVPSSEAASGASAVQKKEGVAAAKIQMDKKKMDARKKSLKRL; encoded by the exons ATGAAGCTGTTGTTGTCTCGTGATTTTCCCCAGTCTCCTCCAAAAG GTTACTTTATGACAAAAATATTCCACCCAAACATTGCGGTTAATGGTGAGATCTGCGTCAACACATTGAAAAAGGACTGGAATCCAAGTCTTGGCTTGCAACATGTTTTGCTT GTGATCAGATGCCTACTGATCGAACCTTTCCCAGAATCTGCGCTCAATGAGCAGGCCGGTAAGATGTTGCTCGAAAACTATGAGGAGTATGCAAGGCATGCTAG GTTGTATACTGGAATACATGCTCTCAAACCTCGCATAAAGCCAAAGACTGGAGCAATTTCCGAGTCCACCACAGTGCTTAATGTGGACCAAACGAACACGGTTCTTAGCGGCAAATTGCCTCAGGTTGCTACCCCACTTACTTCCCCAGCGGCCTCCAAAGGATCAGTTTTGAACTCTCAGGACGAAAACGCCATTATTGTTCCTTCTTCCGAGGCTGCTAGTGGGGCATCAGCGGTGCAAAAGAAAGAAGGGGTAGCTGCTGCGAAAATTCAGATGGATAAGAAGAAGATGGACGCGAGGAAGAAGAGCTTGAAGAGATTATAG
- the LOC109724983 gene encoding B-box zinc finger protein 32-like gives MGMGMGMGMGMGMGKRCELCGGSAAVYCDPDAAFLCWGCDAAVHGANFLAARHLRRAACASLHPGVLVSGPSAAAAVAAACCSLSAESSCVSAAESAAAAPPRRRRRSAPATRTRRVRQRRAPAPPRRSAALRRAGAGSRAPARRRRRTGPVEKEEGWAECA, from the coding sequence ATGGGtatggggatggggatggggatggggatggggatggggaaGCGGTGCGAGCTCTGCGGGGGGAGCGCGGCGGTGTACTGCGACCCGGACGCGGCGTTCCTCTGCTGGGGCTGCGACGCCGCCGTGCACGGCGCCAACTTCCTCGCCGCGCGCcacctccgccgcgccgcctgCGCCTCCCTCCACCCCGGCGTCCTCGTCTCcggcccctccgccgccgccgccgtcgccgccgcgtgCTGCTCCCTCTCCGCCGAGAGCTCCTGCGTCTCCGCCGCCGAGTCCGCCGCCGctgcgccgccgcggcggaggcggcggagcgcgCCGGCGACGCGGACCCGCCGCGTGCGGCAGCGTAgagcgccggcgccgccgcggagATCCGCCGCGCTCCGCCGCGCCGGGGCGGGCTCGCGGGCCcccgcgcggcggcggaggcgaacCGGACCGGTCGAGAAGGAGGAGGGATGGGCCGAGTGCGCGTAG
- the LOC109725127 gene encoding ubiquitin-conjugating enzyme E2 22-like isoform X1, translating to MATNENLPPNVIKQLAKELKNLDETPPEGIKVVVNGDDFSTIYADIEGPAGTPYENGIFRMKLLLSRDFPQSPPKGYFMTKIFHPNIAVNGEICVNTLKKDWNPSLGLQHVLLVIRCLLIEPFPESALNEQAGKMLLENYEEYARHARLYTGIHALKPRIKPKTGAISESTTVLNVDQTNTVLSGKLPQVATPLTSPAASKGSVLNSQDENAIIVPSSEAASGASAVQKKEGVAAAKIQMDKKKMDARKKSLKRL from the exons ATG GCGACCAATGAGAATCTTCCGCCTAATGTTATCAAACAACTCGCTAAGGAACTTAAGAATCTCGACGAGACACCTCCAGAAGGGATAAAAGTGGTCGTTAATGGTGACGACTTCTCTACCATTTATGCCGATATTGAGGGTCCTG CTGGGACTCCCTATGAGAATGGCATATTCCGCATGAAGCTGTTGTTGTCTCGTGATTTTCCCCAGTCTCCTCCAAAAG GTTACTTTATGACAAAAATATTCCACCCAAACATTGCGGTTAATGGTGAGATCTGCGTCAACACATTGAAAAAGGACTGGAATCCAAGTCTTGGCTTGCAACATGTTTTGCTT GTGATCAGATGCCTACTGATCGAACCTTTCCCAGAATCTGCGCTCAATGAGCAGGCCGGTAAGATGTTGCTCGAAAACTATGAGGAGTATGCAAGGCATGCTAG GTTGTATACTGGAATACATGCTCTCAAACCTCGCATAAAGCCAAAGACTGGAGCAATTTCCGAGTCCACCACAGTGCTTAATGTGGACCAAACGAACACGGTTCTTAGCGGCAAATTGCCTCAGGTTGCTACCCCACTTACTTCCCCAGCGGCCTCCAAAGGATCAGTTTTGAACTCTCAGGACGAAAACGCCATTATTGTTCCTTCTTCCGAGGCTGCTAGTGGGGCATCAGCGGTGCAAAAGAAAGAAGGGGTAGCTGCTGCGAAAATTCAGATGGATAAGAAGAAGATGGACGCGAGGAAGAAGAGCTTGAAGAGATTATAG